The following proteins come from a genomic window of Crassostrea angulata isolate pt1a10 chromosome 1, ASM2561291v2, whole genome shotgun sequence:
- the LOC128170104 gene encoding multiple epidermal growth factor-like domains protein 6 — MYFDVFIFSSLFALCSSSCGTCKNSKTNESSCCTDYYDYFGSCLPCMGSYGPNCSSICPNGYFGHGCRHKCSCASTQWCDAVIGCSNKINEPLKNYVHMEYVYNALSRVYGINSCFNSQSKKLECCKGFANMKGMCEGKENIKNENAIYLTLYYFQ, encoded by the exons atgtattttgatgtCTTTATTTTCAGTAGTCTATTTGCATTATGTTCATCAAGTTGTGGCACTTGCAAAAACAG TAAGACCAATGAAAGTTCCTGTTGCACGGATTATTACGACTACTTTGGATCATGCTTAC CTTGCATGGGTTCGTATGGACCAAACTGTTCCTCTATATGTCCTAATGGCTACTTTGGTCATGGATGTCGTCACAAATGCTCTTGCGCTAGCACTCAATGGTGTGATGCTGTAATTGGCTGTTCCAATAAGATCAACG agCCTCTCAAAAACTATGTTCACATGGAGTATGTTTACAACGCCTTATCAAGAGTTTATGGAATCAATTCATGTTTTAATAG CCAATCTAAGAAACTGGAGTGTTGTAAAGGGTTTGCGAACATGAAAGGGATGTGTGAAGGTAAGGAAAATATCAAGAATGAGAATGCAATATATTTGACCTTATATTACTTTCAATGA
- the LOC128159832 gene encoding zinc metalloproteinase nas-15-like, whose protein sequence is MRTLLFISACLISTCYTYTCRDNYDNCKSLGKVTCENPTVFTWVFHNCALTCDFCQYYIEDRMTYPTVAPTTTTKALCTDVYDRCSVYISACGQSGFMRDYCKKTCGECDPPTPTEIGKSMVLG, encoded by the exons ATGAGGACACTTTTGTTTATTTCAGCGTGTTTGATCTCAACCTGTTATACTT ATACTTGCCGAGACAATTATGACAACTGCAAATCATTAGGAAAAGTGACTTGTGAAAACCCAACAGTTTTTACCTGGGTTTTCCACAATTGTGCGTTGACGTGTGATTTTTGTC AGTATTATATTGAAGACAGAATGACTTACCCAACAGTTGCACCAACGACAACAACAAAAG CATTATGCACGGACGTCTACGATCGCTGTAGTGTGTATATATCGGCCTGTGGTCAGTCCGGGTTTATGAGAGATTACTGCAAGAAAACATGTGGCGAATGTGACCCTCCTACCCCTACAG aGATCGGAAAGTCAATGGTTTTAGGCTGA
- the LOC128163237 gene encoding scavenger receptor class F member 2-like: MLGCDYNFIFCHLIFLWASVGSIYSMCLQNNGSCCANYYRDVESRLCKPCNGSFGVNCSFSCPKEYFGHGCQEKCYCINTETCDSKIGCVARNYSMEPDQKNISDNSTINMIVYVILIVGCFLTITILGTVMYFQFIKRDIRR; this comes from the exons ATGCTCGGTTGtgattacaattttatattttgtcacCTTATTTTTCTATGGGCTTCCGTTGGGAGCATTTACAGTATGtg TTTACAGAATAATGGTTCCTGCTGTGCAAATTATTACAGAGATGTTGAATCGAGGTTATGTAAAC CATGCAACGGGTCATTTGGAGTTAACTGCTCTTTCTCTTGTCCAAAAGAATATTTTGGGCATGGTTGTCAGGAAAAGTGTTATTGTATCAACACTGAGACATGTGATTCAAAAATCGGATGCGTAGCCAGAAATTATAGTATGGAACCAG ATCAGAAAAACATCTCGGACAATTCAACAATAAACATGATAGTTTATGTGATTTTAATTGTTGGTTGTTTCCTTACCATAACAATCCTAGGAACAGTAATGTATTTCCAATTCAT TAAGCGGGACATAAGACGATAG